In Camelus dromedarius isolate mCamDro1 chromosome 16, mCamDro1.pat, whole genome shotgun sequence, the genomic stretch CATGCTGACGTAAGGAAACGGGGACTAAAGACACAAACAAGAAGGGAGAAGACACAAAATCCCCGGCACAGAGGGCTCCGAGGAATCTGTGCGGCGACTCCGCCCTCACGGGGGCGGCGCTGACTCCCACTCCTCGTGTGTGGGCCCCACAAGCGACCTCCTCCAAAGAGGACGGTGTGCGCAGGGGACAGCAGTGACTTGAGAGGCAGAGGCCTGACGAACACCGCCTCAGCCAGGCGCTCAAGATCAGCGTAACTGGAAACGTGTGGAGACGGCACTTCCTCCCAAAACCCGGAGCCCAGTGTAACCAGGAGAGAAACACCAGACACGCCCAAGTGTTCTACGCAGTGTGTGAGAGTAAGGCgtgtctgagaaactgtcacagcggAGAGGACCTGAGGTGACGTGGGATCCCGGGACACAAAAGGGACGTGAGGGAAGCCAGGGAATCTGGACACAGGATGGACTTCAGTGAATCATCACAGATCAGTTTGGTTTCTCGACGGTAGTCAGCGCGCCCCCTCCCCGATGTAAGGTGTCACCAGCAGGGGAAGTGGAGTCCGGGGCACGGGGGGACCCCCTGCTGTCTTCACAGCCTTCTGTGAATCTAAGattattctaaaaaaataaagtctacttaaatttaaaaaaaaaaaaaaaaaggcgagcTACAAGGCATCTTGCTCCAGCCTGGGTCTGGCACTGGTCCTGCTCTGCTCCCTGAGGTCTACATGACACCAGGTAATCAGCCGGCCTCTCAGGACTCGAGCCTCAAAGCAGGATTATCCTGCCCCAGCATCTGCTTGGCTAGGTCCATTCACCCTCTGAGCAGGAAGACAAGAAGTGCTGGAGAGGCCAGGTTTGGCAATGCTGGTCAGCatacccctgacccctggccagaggaggaggaacAGCCACCAGCCATGCGCCTGCAGAGCACCGCAGCCCAACCCCACCTTCactcccctcctcactccccactccTCCCAGAAGGGAAAACCCAGGCATTTTTAAAGCAAGCTGCTAAGGCACAATCTAAAAATACTCAGTAAGAGCACACGTGACAAATCAGAACCAAGGCAGTGGGGAAAGAAGAGGTGGGGGGGCGGGGTCTGGAAGTGTTCCCCAAATCTTGTCTCAAGACTGTGCCCATAAACACTTGGGGAACATGTGTTTTGCTCAGCCCTCAACTCCCTAGTTAAACAGCCACAGAACTTAATTTTCTgataaagaaaagacaaaaacagctTTATTCTCACAGAATTCAAATCAAAAGGTATGAGACCTCCTTACAGCCTTCCCCCTCGCCCAGGCGTCAGGCTGCCATGCTACTGACAGAGGAGCCAGGTCCTCCGGGAGCCCAGACCTGCGTCTCCAGACGCCAAGCACTTACTTCCTGAGGATGATGACAGCTCGGCGCTCCTTGATGTCCTGAGGCCGGATGCAGTGAGTGATTTCATCAGCAGCGtagccactgaaaacaaacacagAGCACGTGAGTGTGGAGGGGGATAGACAACCAGAGCTCTTGGGGGTAAAGAGACAGAAATATGGTCCAGGTCCTAtagccacccctgccccaccattTGAGAGGTTCCAAGATTAACAAGGAAACAAGTAACATGTTAAGCACCAGGACGCTCTCACCCAGAAACCACTTAAAGAAACACCTGGGGTGACGTAAAGGCAGGTCTTAAAGCAGAAGCTGAAGCAGGAATCTCCCTGCACAGACCAGGAGCCCTTCTTTCAAAGGGCCCCCTAGAGGGACACCTTCAGTGGCTTTGGAGGCTGATGGAACGACTTGGGCCAGACGCTGGTGAAAAGACAAGAAgtgcctctccccctccccaccttgggcTCGCAAAGGAGGCCAAAGCAGACACCGGCAGCACTGAGTCACCAGAGAGAACTAAGGCTGCAATGTTcgaaaagaaaatttgtcccttggaaaaaaacctttcaaaaagCTTCATCTGGGGGGATCCAGAATCTTGAAGACAGCTATGTTTGGAATATTTTAAGAATTCCCATCACATTCAAATACTTAGTTTCATCAagatacatgatttttaaaactactcAGACCAGTGACTGTGGCTAGATGACTGTCCTCTTCACAGCTAATGTCTTTCTGACCTGAAACTCTGGGCATAAACTCAGCTTCCTGAGCCCCTCGCACACCCTTGCTGGGAGCACAGCACCCAAGAGGCATCACCCAAGTCCCTCCACTGAGCCAAGGCAGTTCCAACAGCCTCAGGCCTAGCGGGAGGTGAGCACCTTCTCGGCCTCCTCCTGCTCAGGACTCCCTTGACACCCCCAGACTACAAACCTTCCTCCTTACAGCTGCCAATCAGCTCCCTTCTCACGGGCAGCTGAAGACATGGAGAAACTGTCAGAAACACTCCAGGCCTAGGAAGGACTCCTCAAAATGGCCAAGTTGACCCAACGTGGGCAAGAACTGGATGCAAGAGCAAATGAAAACTAAAGTCTAAGAGAGAAGCACTTCTGATTCAGAAATCTGATCTAAGGCCAAGCCAGGGAGGCAGAGATAAGGACCTTTATTTTGGGGATTTCCCCTCCAAGCTGCTCCTAAATCAGAGTTTTTCAATTTTCTCTGTCAACACCAGTCCCACAAGATACGATGGACAAATGTCCACAGTCAAatcaatttggaaaatattgaggAGCTTAAAAAAGCATTAGTATTGTTAAAGGATCCAAGAATTACTACAGCAAAAGTCTCCTGACTTTAACTGAGCACTGACCAAAGAACCTTCTCTCAAATAACACCTATTAACATCTGTAGGCCCACAGAGAAATGCCACATAGGGATCGAGGAGTTGAAGAGGCCTAGGTTATAACCTGAGCTTTGTCGCCTTAGCTGACATGCTGGGCAGAAACCTCAGGTCTCCATCTGGAGGGGCATCAGTAGGTTTTGAGGTGGTCATGTGATTATGCTAACTTAGGCATTCCTCTGTGGCCACaaatgatgacattttaaaagggGAACAGTGCCCCCCTCACCCAGGCAGAATTATAGTTATACATCTTCGTGGTTGGTGCTCCGGAGAGGAGCAGTGGCAGCTTACCTACAGGGCTTCTGTGAGAATTCAGTTAGATAATGCAGGGTGCCTGGGGCCCCActcccatttattgagcatctgacACAAGCCGGGGCCCCAGACCACCTTGATCCATGCCCCCCAGCAGAGACCTCCTGGGCCCCATCCCCTGGGCTAGAAGCTCTAAATCTTGTTCTATGCTCTCTCTTGTCACTCCACTGGGAGAGTCCCAAATAAACACAGGACTTTCCCAAAGAGGCACATTTCTGAGGCCTGAATCTGCAGTCCTGGCTGCGGGCAACCTTCCCTGCTGCTGACAAGTGTCACCAATCTGTCTGACTTGGCTGTAGGGCCTGCCATGGTCCCTGGTTTGCCATCTTCAACAAGGAGCCACATTCCATAATGCAAAAGGAGCAACGCAAGATGTTGGCCAAATTTTaactgcccccacctccctcccaaagGGCTCTAGAATGAAGAGCAAGCCAAGCCAGGTTCCTGCCACCGAGCCCAGGTCTCAGAACtagtgcagaggcaggactgcagAGGCCCACAGAAATGACCACAGCACTCACTGACCCCGACCTGAACAGCTCACGAGCACTGGTCTTCCAGAACTTCCTGGCAGCTTGACACAGTCTACTGACCCCTCCTCAGAGTATCAGCCTCTGCTGGGAGTGGGAGGCTCAAAGTCCTGACCAAGGGAAGCTCTTCTGCCCAAAATTCAGCAGAAAGTGTCCAGCAAAAACCACAGAGGGTTATTTACCACTAAGAAACCTACTCGCTACAAGAGAAACTGAAAGTCTCAGTCTGCCAGCTTGAAATTTAATATGCCCTAGGTCCAGCCCTACCCTTGGCATGAAGAAAGTTTCAGTGCCTCCTGATCTTTTGTTTTCatagggaaaggagaggaggaaataCCTCGTGCTGGTACTGGCCTGGGCTGAGCCTCCCAAGTTCCCCCAACCCCATGCAGCAGGGGCCAGCCTGCCACAGCATTCAGAGCAACAGAACCTGGCTGTCACCCATTAGGACTATACCTTAGAGTGCCTCCTGAGAATCTCTCCTCTTCTGGGAAGCTTTTCTCAAGTCCCCCAGGCTGGGTTTCCCACACATTGCCCACCGGAGCCCCTCACCTGCTACTGTTCAGCCTGGTGGAAACTGCGTCTTTCCTGTAAGACGAAGCTCTGCAAAGGCCTTACTCACCTCTGCACGTAGTGAACACTAAATGAAACGTGCTCAACTTTTTATTGCTTTGAAGACTCAGTTTCTACATCGGCAAAACAGCCTGCAGCAAGTCCTTCCACAGATGATCAGGTGCAGGTCAAAGAAGTCTGGAAGACTCTTTATAAGGGGCTGTGCAGGACTGCATACCTCTCCTCGAGAGGACAGGCTTGGAGACAGAGTTGTTAAGGCATAGTTCCAAGGTGGCCACCATTCCTCTTCTACTCCCAGGACAGAACAGAGCCAGACAACGACGGACAAACTGGCCAAAGACTGCCTAATGACAGCCTCCCTCCAGCTGGagctccctgccctgggcagcACCCATGAGCAGGCCCCACAGGCCTGCAGGACCTCGCTTAGGCTTTTAGGGGCAGCAGCCCAACCACCTGGGGCACAGGGACAGGACTGTGAGCTCAGGCTCAAGTTACAACCACACCTGAACCTCCAAAATGACACACAGCCTAACATTATGAGAAGTCTTAGGGCTTTCTGAacccagaaggaagaaaatcaaccTGCTCCAAGTCCTAATTCTGTACACatcaagaaataaacagaaagcaGCTCAGCAGAGGAAGCTCACCTCCTGAGATACTTCATTTGAATCTCAAGCCTTCAACACTGTTAAAGAAATGCAATCTTCAGTAACAACTCAAGGACAGCAATAGCCCCATTTTCCagaggtaaactgaggcccagagaagttaagtaacttgcccaaagtcaaacaGCTAAAACAGTAGCACTGGAACTCCAAACAAACTCTTGGTTTTGGTGTCTATGCTACACTGGTTTCTGCTTTTCGGTTTTTTTGCTGGGAGCAGGGGGACGGGTAGGTAACGAGGAGTAGGAAGAAAAGCCCATCCATGTTTCCTGCTGACAAGGTCTAGTCTGCCTTGGGGGCCTCAATGACCTCGGCAAAGGACATGCGTACACGTACCCCCTGCATGGAAGAAGTCCACCAAGGCGAACCCGTGCCTCCAGAGAGCCAGCATCCTATCTCAGCAAAGCCTGCACACCAAGGCCCGGCTGAAAATGGCCAGCCGGCCCTGAAACTTTTATGGcctatttattttttgctaccTCTGAGCTTCATGACTAAGAAGTCAGCTTTCCTTCCTTTGCTGCCCTCTGCCATCTTGTCAGACCTGGCAGAACCAAGGCCAGCCAACACCCCCTGGCCCAGAGATCCTCCTGAGAATAAACACCTCTGGTTTCATTCCCAGGTTCCCCCCCTCCCACAGAATCAGAAGATTCCAGAGATGTGGCCCAGCACCTATCTGCCCTACATTCCCAACTATATTAAGCCAGAAAGCTAAATTTTGCTTTCAACCAGCTGAGCAAGATCAACCCTTAGCCCAGAACTGACAGGGGTGCCCGCTCCACCCAACATCAACTGATATCTGGAAGTCACAGGCTCTGCGTGCCCCACGACTGGGCAATAGTCATTTCCAGACAGGTGGCTAAGGCCTGGGTCTTTGGGCATGTGGCCACCACAACCACAGACCAACCATGCAACAGTGATTAAAAATAGCAGCAAGAAAGCAATTAGCCTTAAGGTAATTATTCTAATTAATCCAACTGAAATCTGTTTTAATCTGTCATTTAACCTACAGAGAACAAACGAAGGAATGCAGGATGAACTGATTATAAAGAggaggttaaaaaatatttattgcccTAGAGAACAGCATTAAGAGAGCACCCACTCAAGCCCAACATGGGAAGGttaccaaaaaaccccaaaaaacaaacaaaaaattgccAACTGGGTTTGGAAAGAAGTCTGAAGCACTTCCAGAAGGGTCTGCAAAGCTGTGCTCTAAATGCCCACGTTTAGACACTGCTGAGTCAATGTCTGCCATACACCAAGATCTGTGCTAACaactattaaatataaaactgtatTTCTGCCATGGTACCTTGGATGGGTACAGACATCACTGCCACCAACAAGGCGTCTGAGTCATATGCGAATTACTAGAACCCCCCCCCACCGCCATCTGCAGAGAAGCACTGTCTTCATCAGCCCCTTCCAATCTGCAGCTTTACAGCTCATCACCTTGAGGCTGGGAGACACACcagtaagtgaaagaaagcaTCCCCTTGTAGCAGTCTGGGGAAGAGCCTGAGCAGGATCTGAAAAGAGGCACTAACAGGCAGGTGTTCACCCACCTGCACACCAAGTAAGCTGAGAGTGCTAAGTGAGCAGGTGCCAGGGGATTTAAATTAGTAGGGTGTCCAGAACCTGACAGCAGTGGCTCTCAGGTGGGGATGATTTTACCCCCAAGAGACAcctggcaatgtctagagacatgtTTGGTTGTCAGAGAAGGTGCTACTAGCATTTAGTGGACAGAAGCCAGGGATACTTCTCGACATCCGACAACGCACGGGCCAgtccccacagcaaagaattcaCCAGGCCCAGATGTCAACAGCACTGCTGTGGAGAAGCTCTAACCAAGAGCTTTACCAGGCACGCCTCACCAGAATCTCCACTTTAGGTCCAGGCTGGAGCAGAGAACTAGTAATGAATTCCACCTGCCTCAAGTCAGCATCTCCCCCTCACCTATGTCTACTCCCTGGCTACTGTCACCATAGACTTGTgcgctccctccacccccaccttccttGCTTGGCTAACTCCTAGTCAACCTTCAAGGTACAGCTCACTTCCTCCTAAAAAATTCCAAACTCCAGAGCAGACCAAGATGTCCCCCAACAATGTGCTCCATCAGTTACCTTCCTGGGCTATAACTACCTGTCTGTGGCCTCCACTGGGCAGTGAACTCCGTGAACGGAAGAGCCCTGTTTAAGGCTTCACCAAACCCTTAGCCCCTTCCCCAGCAAGAGAACAAGGGAGCATTAGACGGCTGTGTATGAAAGCACCCAGTTAAGGGTCTACCCTGCGCTAGGTCCTCCATCAGACACCAAATCACCACACTGAGTTCCAACAGGCTTTGGAAGCTGGCATcacctccactttacagatgagaaagctagCTCACAAAACACCCACAAGATCCCAAAGCAAATAAGAGGAGAGCTGGATTCAAAGCCTGGGGCAACATTTTTCAGGACACGGCTGAGCCTCCCACACTTACTCCACGGCCAAGTTAGGATCCAggaggaacagactgggaaagcttGAGGGCTTTATTATTCtaaggaaaagatgaagagaattTTCCTGATGATGCAATCCTGTTGCTGATCACTAACAGACCTGCATTTTAAGAACTTGAAACTTCTCTTCAatacagggtgtgtgtgtgctggagggAAGGGGACTCTCAAAGTCACAAACTGCCTCTTGTGACCTCCCCTTCACACACCTGACCATTGCTAGACCCTCTGCTACAACCCTGAGGACGTGTGACTATGTGGGAAATTAATATCCCGTTAAGAGACCAAGTGGCCCTCATGTGAGACCCTTTTAGCATGAAAACCCTTCAATGAAGACTGACCCCAAACTGCCTTACACAGCAGACCACTGGGGAGAGTCTTCCCTGGAAATCCTATCTCAAATCTGGGAGCACCTCACATATCTGAGGAGAAGCTTGGAAGCCCAAATGACAAGGGGGCAGCTGAGAGGTGAGTGGCCCTCTAACTTCTGATGCATAAGGAAGCCGAAGTATTGTTTCTGCTGCCACTGACTTCCCAAACTTTCCCATCAGGAGACCTTGGATACCACAAGACTCTGCTGCCATTCCCAGATATGGAAGCAGTCTCAGCTGTTCAACTTAAATGAGATCTAAGACTCGTCTCACGCTATTAAAAGTGCCCCCCAGACCCTGCTTCTCCCCATGGACGCAGCCCATGGCACTGAGCGAACCTCAGAGGTTAAGCTGCTCACAACAAGACCGCAGTGTGTCCTGATCCTGTACTAGAATTTGGTGGTCAACCAAGCTGCTCTGAACAGCTGCAGTCTAGATCTCCTAAGAGGTTTTGGGGATTACTGAAGTACTCTGCTAGATTTACTTGTTTCAGGGATGGAAGGAGGCAGCTTCCAAATAAATTTTCTGCTTGTATAAACAGCAAAGGTGTTCCAGCAGGCAATCTTCTCCAGGGGCCAGGGTACTGAGCTAATTCTCAGCAGGATGTGGGACCCAAAACAGGCCAAGAACCTAAGTTCTGCTTACACAACTACAAGGCCAAATATCAGGTAAAGAGAccagctttattttatttcatatggtCCTGATGACAGGTAACACATTCTCAAAAGAACGAATGGGCACTTCCGCAGCCAAAAGAGACTGAGTTTTAAGCTTGCTGCACCATTCCCAGCCCAACCACTAATCTATTCAACACCAGGGAAGTCACTGCCCCTCCTGGGAATGGAGACCGTGTATCAGTTAAATACTCTCAGGAGCCTTTCTCTGTGACTATCTTCTCTTCTAAGGAATCCAGGAATACATTCTcgttaaaaaaaaccaaccaacccgAGACTAATAGTGTTGGAAAGACTTTCAGATAATAATTCtggttaataaaaaaataaaaaaaaaaaacagatttggaaatgaaGGCCCCAAGAGGAAAAGTGACTTGCtaaaaaatcacaaaaggaaagaagCTCCTAAAATTAATCTTCTGGAAAGATGCCTTTAAGTTAGTTCTCGGCCAAGCCCGTGACCTCGTCAAAACTGGCCTCCAATACTAGAATTCTAGACCTGTTCCCTGCTTTCCCACTGCACGTGTCGTAAACGCAGACCCCTTTCCCCGCTtctccaccaccaccctgcccctcaccccaccccgcAAACAGAAGAATGGGGCAGAAGTGCAAAGCGCGGGCTCCCACTGGCTGCCGCCTCCTCCCAGGTGGTTACCTGAGCACAGTCACGCTCCCCCTGCGCACCGGCAGGGAAAGCACAGGTTCCGACACCCGGATAGGCTTGAACTGGAACTTGCAGCCGAAGCAGAGAGCCGAGTCGCTGAAGAAGGACACGGACACGATGGGGCGCTCGAAGATGTGGATGGGATCCACGTGAGACACGATGCAGCCGCCGGGCTGGTAGTCGTTGATGACGGCGCTGTTGACGAAGCCCTCGGGGATGACGCGGTGCTCCACCAGCTTCTGGATCACCAGCTGGTGCACCCACTCGGGGATCTCGTCCACGTCGCCCGGCGGGTAGAGGCGCTCCTGGCCGGGCCCGCGCTTCTGCAGCTGGGCGCCGTACGTGTAGCCCTCGCCGAAGAAGTACTTGTTGCGCAGCGGGGCCCGGTCCACCGTGTGCTCGTTGTACAGGCCCTTCTCGGCGCGGGACACCACCTCGTCGATGCGGGCCTCGATCTTGGCGCACTCCTCCTGGCTGAAGAGGCGCATCTGGCGGATGCCGCTCTTCACCTTGcgcgcctcctcctccttctgcagCTGCTGCTCCTCGTAGTCGCTGCGCTCGGGGTCCGAGTCCTCCTGGTACTTGCGCTTGGCCCCGGATGCCGGGTAGGGctcggccgcggcggcggcggcggcggcggcggcggccacggcggcggcggccgcggcctCCCGGCTGCCCGCCTTGTAGTTGTCCCGGGACGTCATGGACTTGAGCTTCTCACGCAGGTCGGTGTAGCCGCTGGCGGCCGCCATGGCCCCCGCGACGCTGCTCTAGGGCCCTCCGCGGCGGGCGGGGCGGCCGGGCATGGCTCTGGGGGCCGCGCCCCGGGCCCCGGGCCGAAGGGGTCCTCAGCGCCAGGCCCGCGTGCGAGGCCGGACCGCCCGTCAGGGGCGTCGAGGGGCGGCGCGGCGTCGGCCTCAGGGGCGGTGGGTCATGCGGCGGCGACCAggcttcctcctctgccttctccgAGTTCCGGCGGGCAGGGGCGCCGGCAGCGCCTCATGCCGCGGACGGCGGCCGCGGACGCTCGGCCCGACTCCCGGCCGGACCCTCGgacgcccggcccggcccgcacTTTAAAGCGCTCCTCACGACGTCACGGCCACCCGCCCGCCCGACGTCCGCCAGCGCCGCTCCTCAGCGGGCTGCTCCGCACGCACGCGCAGTGCGGCCAGCCACCGCGGCTCCGCGCGCAGCGAGCATGCGCGCGCGTGCGGCCGGGTCAGCGAAGGTACCGGCGCACGCGCGGACGGGGGCCTCTCGCCGTccaccgcccctcccccacccgctgACGGGCTCCGCGAGCACCGCCAAACAGCAGCCTGCCTCCTCGCAGCGCCACCTCCGTGGCCGCAAGGCTCCCTCCGCAGGGGTGTGCTCACGCCGTCAACGCTGTCGCCACGCTGCGTCACGACATCGTCTGAATGCCCGAAATCGCCTCAGCCCCCAGCGCGCAATCACCGAGGAACCGCCACAACCTAGACTGCCCTGTTACCGCCCCTTTGGCGCTTCCGCTTCTGTCATTGGGCCACCGGCCACGCGCTGGGCGGGCCCAGACGGCAGCTTCCGGAAGCTGGTTGGCGCGCATGTCTGTCAATCCGGCAGTCGCCTTGGTGACTGCATCCGTCACCTAATTAGCTGCGGGGCGGGCGGCGAGGACCCCTGAAGGGTGAGCGGGTGGCTAAGTGAGTGCCTGAGTGGAGACCAGACCGAGGGAAACCCTCAGTGCGCAAGAAAACGCTCAGACTCCGAGGCCGAGAGCCCCCGGCCCAGCCCCGTGCCcggcggccgcggccgcggccgccAACGCCGCCCAGctgtcgccgccgccgcccggcgtGGACGTTCCCCGAGTCACGTCCCGGCGGCGGCGCGTGCGCGGCCCTCGTCGGCCAGGCGCCTCCCGACGGC encodes the following:
- the ALKBH5 gene encoding RNA demethylase ALKBH5, giving the protein MAAASGYTDLREKLKSMTSRDNYKAGSREAAAAAAVAAAAAAAAAAAEPYPASGAKRKYQEDSDPERSDYEEQQLQKEEEARKVKSGIRQMRLFSQEECAKIEARIDEVVSRAEKGLYNEHTVDRAPLRNKYFFGEGYTYGAQLQKRGPGQERLYPPGDVDEIPEWVHQLVIQKLVEHRVIPEGFVNSAVINDYQPGGCIVSHVDPIHIFERPIVSVSFFSDSALCFGCKFQFKPIRVSEPVLSLPVRRGSVTVLSGYAADEITHCIRPQDIKERRAVIILRKTRLDAPRLETKSLSSSVLPPSYASDRLSGNNRDSALKPKRSHRKADPDAAHRPRILEMDKEENRRSVLLPTHRRRSGFSSENYWRKSYEPGEDCSEAAGSPARKVKMRRH